Proteins from a genomic interval of Zingiber officinale cultivar Zhangliang chromosome 1B, Zo_v1.1, whole genome shotgun sequence:
- the LOC122052538 gene encoding dof zinc finger protein DOF5.1-like isoform X1 has translation MVFPSVPVYLDPHNWNQQQQSFPFPTAGGGTGGGEVPPLIPGLAAVTRPPEAAGMAAAPESAARAVSMSERARLAKIPQPEQPLKCPRCDSSNTKFCYYNNYSLSQPRHFCKACRRYWTRGGALRNVPVGGGCRRNKRSSKSSGGSSSKSTADRQAGGGTSSTSSTATGGGGGSGISPGLPQPGQIPFMVSMPTTLGHYGVANNLGLNFGIPTMDAVTAEYQVGGNSSNIGQLEQWRLQQIQQFPFLGGGLETPLPTVQPSMSGLYHFTGEGRQVDGAKAVSGSSLITQLASVKMEDHNDQLRLNLSRQYLGLSGNDQYNWSGTGGAAGEGGGSTSGSNWAMTDLSVFNSSSSGNNIL, from the exons atGGTGTTTCCTTCCGTTCCGGTGTATCTTGATCCACACAACTGGAATCAG CAGCAACAATCTTTTCCGTTCCCAACTGCCGGAGGCGGAACCGGTGGCGGGGAGGTTCCTCCGCTCATCCCCGGGCTAGCTGCAGTGACAAGACCTCCGGAAGCCGCTGGCATGGCTGCCGCTCCGGAATCGGCAGCAAGGGCTGTCTCCATGTCGGAGCGGGCTCGGCTCGCGAAGATCCCGCAACCGGAACAGCCGCTCAAGTGCCCGCGCTGCGACTCCAGCAACACCAAGTTCTGCTACTACAACAACTACTCGCTCTCGCAGCCGCGCCACTTCTGCAAGGCCTGCCGCCGCTACTGGACCCGCGGCGGCGCCCTCCGCAACGTCCCTGTTGGCGGTGGATGCCGCCGCAACAAGCGGAGCAGTAAGTCGTCTGGCGGCAGCTCCTCCAAGTCTACTGCGGATCGCCAGGCCGGCGGCGGCACTTCGTCCACGTCTTCCACCGCCACAGGAGGCGGAGGAGGCAGCGGCATCTCTCCTGGCCTACCCCAGCCTGGACAGATCCCCTTCATGGTCTCCATGCCCACAACTCTGGGCCACTACGGCGTGGCGAACAATCTCGGCTTGAACTTTGGGATTCCGACGATGGATGCCGTGACGGCGGAGTATCAGGTGGGAGGCAACTCAAGCAATATCGGGCAGCTGGAGCAGTGGAGGCTGCAGCAGATCCAGCAATTCCCTTTCTTGGGAGGGGGATTGGAGACACCTTTGCCGACGGTGCAACCGTCCATGTCCGGTCTGTACCACTTCACTGGCGAAGGGAGGCAAGTCGATGGCGCAAAGGCTGTCTCAGGCTCTTCACTGATCACACAACTAGCTTCGGTGAAGATGGAAGATCACAACGATCAATTAAGGCTCAATTTGTCAAGGCAATATTTAGGTCTCTCAGGAAACGATCAATACAATTGGAGTGGCACTGGTGGCGCTGCCGGTGAAGGCGGCGGCTCTACTAGTGGAAGCAATTGGGCGATGACAGATCTCTCCGTCTTCAACTCATCTTCCTCAGGCAATAACATCTTGTAA
- the LOC122052538 gene encoding dof zinc finger protein DOF5.1-like isoform X2 gives MVFPSVPVYLDPHNWNQQQSFPFPTAGGGTGGGEVPPLIPGLAAVTRPPEAAGMAAAPESAARAVSMSERARLAKIPQPEQPLKCPRCDSSNTKFCYYNNYSLSQPRHFCKACRRYWTRGGALRNVPVGGGCRRNKRSSKSSGGSSSKSTADRQAGGGTSSTSSTATGGGGGSGISPGLPQPGQIPFMVSMPTTLGHYGVANNLGLNFGIPTMDAVTAEYQVGGNSSNIGQLEQWRLQQIQQFPFLGGGLETPLPTVQPSMSGLYHFTGEGRQVDGAKAVSGSSLITQLASVKMEDHNDQLRLNLSRQYLGLSGNDQYNWSGTGGAAGEGGGSTSGSNWAMTDLSVFNSSSSGNNIL, from the exons atGGTGTTTCCTTCCGTTCCGGTGTATCTTGATCCACACAACTGGAATCAG CAACAATCTTTTCCGTTCCCAACTGCCGGAGGCGGAACCGGTGGCGGGGAGGTTCCTCCGCTCATCCCCGGGCTAGCTGCAGTGACAAGACCTCCGGAAGCCGCTGGCATGGCTGCCGCTCCGGAATCGGCAGCAAGGGCTGTCTCCATGTCGGAGCGGGCTCGGCTCGCGAAGATCCCGCAACCGGAACAGCCGCTCAAGTGCCCGCGCTGCGACTCCAGCAACACCAAGTTCTGCTACTACAACAACTACTCGCTCTCGCAGCCGCGCCACTTCTGCAAGGCCTGCCGCCGCTACTGGACCCGCGGCGGCGCCCTCCGCAACGTCCCTGTTGGCGGTGGATGCCGCCGCAACAAGCGGAGCAGTAAGTCGTCTGGCGGCAGCTCCTCCAAGTCTACTGCGGATCGCCAGGCCGGCGGCGGCACTTCGTCCACGTCTTCCACCGCCACAGGAGGCGGAGGAGGCAGCGGCATCTCTCCTGGCCTACCCCAGCCTGGACAGATCCCCTTCATGGTCTCCATGCCCACAACTCTGGGCCACTACGGCGTGGCGAACAATCTCGGCTTGAACTTTGGGATTCCGACGATGGATGCCGTGACGGCGGAGTATCAGGTGGGAGGCAACTCAAGCAATATCGGGCAGCTGGAGCAGTGGAGGCTGCAGCAGATCCAGCAATTCCCTTTCTTGGGAGGGGGATTGGAGACACCTTTGCCGACGGTGCAACCGTCCATGTCCGGTCTGTACCACTTCACTGGCGAAGGGAGGCAAGTCGATGGCGCAAAGGCTGTCTCAGGCTCTTCACTGATCACACAACTAGCTTCGGTGAAGATGGAAGATCACAACGATCAATTAAGGCTCAATTTGTCAAGGCAATATTTAGGTCTCTCAGGAAACGATCAATACAATTGGAGTGGCACTGGTGGCGCTGCCGGTGAAGGCGGCGGCTCTACTAGTGGAAGCAATTGGGCGATGACAGATCTCTCCGTCTTCAACTCATCTTCCTCAGGCAATAACATCTTGTAA
- the LOC122052550 gene encoding ubiquitin-conjugating enzyme E2 7-like isoform X1, which translates to MAVSNPANLLLQKQLRDLMKNPVDGFSAGLVDDSNVFEWNVTIIGPPDTLYDGGFFNAIMSFPPNYPNSPPSVRFTSEMWHPNVYPDGRVCISILHPPGEDPNGYELPSERWTPIHTVESIVLSIISMLSSPNDESPANVEAAKEWRENRDAFKKKIGRVVRRSQEMM; encoded by the exons ATGGCGGTGTCGAACCCGGCGAACCTCCTGTTACAGAAGCAGCTCAGGG ATCTGATGAAGAATCCGGTGGATGGCTTCTCTGCCGGGTTGGTGGACGATAGTAATGTCTTCGAGTGGAACGTGACCATCATCGGGCCACCTGACACGCTATA TGATGGTGGTTTCTTCAATGCAATTATGAGCTTCCCGCCCAATTATCCTAACAGTCCTCCATCAGTGCGGTTTACATCAGAGATGTGGCACCCGAATG TTTATCCGGATGGGCGTGTTTGCATATCAATTCTTCATCCACCCGGTGAAGACCCAAATGGTTATGAACTTCCAAGTGAGCGATGGACGCCGATACACACA GTTGAGAGTATAGTTCTGAGTATTATTTCAATGCTTTCAAGTCCAAATGATGAATCTCCAGCAAATGTTGAAGCTGCT AAGGAATGGAGAGAAAATAGGGACGCATTCAAGAAGAAGATTGGTCGCGTTGTCAGAAGATCCCAGGAAATGATGTGA
- the LOC122052550 gene encoding ubiquitin-conjugating enzyme E2 7-like isoform X2 → MAVSNPANLLLQKQLRDLMKNPVDGFSAGLVDDSNVFEWNVTIIGPPDTLYDGGFFNAIMSFPPNYPNSPPSVRFTSEMWHPNVYPDGRVCISILHPPGEDPNGYELPSERWTPIHTKEWRENRDAFKKKIGRVVRRSQEMM, encoded by the exons ATGGCGGTGTCGAACCCGGCGAACCTCCTGTTACAGAAGCAGCTCAGGG ATCTGATGAAGAATCCGGTGGATGGCTTCTCTGCCGGGTTGGTGGACGATAGTAATGTCTTCGAGTGGAACGTGACCATCATCGGGCCACCTGACACGCTATA TGATGGTGGTTTCTTCAATGCAATTATGAGCTTCCCGCCCAATTATCCTAACAGTCCTCCATCAGTGCGGTTTACATCAGAGATGTGGCACCCGAATG TTTATCCGGATGGGCGTGTTTGCATATCAATTCTTCATCCACCCGGTGAAGACCCAAATGGTTATGAACTTCCAAGTGAGCGATGGACGCCGATACACACA AAGGAATGGAGAGAAAATAGGGACGCATTCAAGAAGAAGATTGGTCGCGTTGTCAGAAGATCCCAGGAAATGATGTGA
- the LOC122032665 gene encoding zinc finger protein ZAT12-like, giving the protein MKRDGFRGGGGEVECIRMANVLMLLSQGGAGAGADEGGCFMQFCCRPSKPKPKPKSTSTSGRVFECKTCNRRFPSFQALGSNCASHKKRRLEAAGDPRVQDAPGKMKVHECFICGLEFSVGQALGGHMRRHRVTVAGTVVEGGLIVAGKKAKEHRREMLLDLNLPPLENDLKLGLGLENLAVQDKTIPTH; this is encoded by the coding sequence ATGAAGAGAGATGGATTTCGAGGAGGAGGGGGAGAGGTTGAGTGCATCCGAATGGCAAACGTCTTGATGCTTCTCTCTCAAGGCGGCGCTGGCGCCGGCGCCGACGAGGGAGGTTGCTTCATGCAATTCTGCTGCCGTCCGTCGAAGCCCAAGCCCAAGCCGAAGTCGACGTCGACGTCGGGGCGGGTGTTCGAGTGCAAGACGTGCAACCGGCGGTTCCCTTCCTTCCAAGCGCTCGGCAGCAACTGCGCGAGCCACAAGAAGCGGCGCCTGGAGGCGGCCGGCGACCCCCGCGTCCAAGATGCCCCCGGCAAGATGAAGGTGCATGAGTGCTTCATCTGCGGCCTCGAGTTCTCCGTCGGCCAGGCCTTGGGTGGCCATATGAGGCGGCACCGGGTGACGGTTGCCGGCACCGTCGTCGAAGGTGGATTGATCGTGGCGGGGAAGAAGGCCAAGGAACATCGGAGAGAGATGCTGCTGGACTTGAATCTTCCGCCGTTGGAGAATGATCTCAAGCTCGGGTTGGGGTTGGAAAATCTGGCAGTGCAGGATAAAACGATACCCACACACTga